The Acidimicrobiales bacterium DNA segment AGCATCATCCGCGAGGGTCGCATCGTCGAGTCGGGGGCGCTCGACCAGCTCCGTCACCTCACCCGCACCTCGGTGACCGCCACGACCCGCCAACCGGTCGAGGGACTCGACACGCTCGACGGCGTGCACGGCCTGGAGGTCGAGGACGGCCACGTGCACTTCCACATCGACTCCGACCGGATCGAACCAGCGCTGGAACGGGTGATGGCAGCGGGGGTGGTGTCGCTCACGAGCACTCCTCCCACCCTCGCCGAGCTGTTCCTCCGCCACTACGGCGACCAGCTCGCCGACAACGACGTCGCCACCGACGACACCGGCGACCACGCTCTCCGATGAGCTCACTGACCGGCACTCCACGGCTGGTGCGCCTCGGAATCCGCCGCGACCGCATCAACCTGGTGGTCTGGATCGTCGGCCTCGGCGCTCTGTCGTTCTTCACCGTGAGCGCGGTGGCCGGGGTAGCCCCCACCGAGGCTGACCGACTCGTCACCGCCACCTTCACCGCCGGCAACCGCCTGGCCCGCGCCTTCGACGGCCCCGCGTCGGGCACGCACCTGGGCGCCATGACCATGACCGAGATGTTCGGGGTCCTCGCGGTCCTCGGCGGCCTGATGAGCATCCTCATCATCACCCGCCTGACCCGCCAGGACGAGGAGACGGGACGGGCCGAGCTGCTGGGCTCGGCCATCGTCGGCCGTCGAGCCCGGCTGACCGCGGCGCTGGTGGTCGCCCTGTTGGCAAACGTTGTGCTGGCCACGGTCACCACCGCCGCCCTGCTCGCCCAGGACCTGCCGCTGGAGGGCTCGGTCGCCGCCGGCGCCGCCGTGGGCGCGGCAGGTGTGTCCTTCGCTGCGATCGCCGCGGTCACCTCCCAACTGGTCGACTCCCAACGGGCCGCCACCGGGTTGGCCAGCACCGCGCTGGGTGGCGCCTTCCTCGTGCGTGCCGTCGGCGACGCCGCGGGCACCGTCGATGGTGAGACCTTCGTGGTGAGCGCCTGGCCCTCGTGGTTGTCGCCCATCGGGTGGGGTCAGCAGGTGCGCGCCTTCAGCCAGGACCAGTGGGACGTCTTTTTGATCTTCGGCGGGTTCATCGCCGTCCTGGTCGGGGTCGCCTATCTGATCGGCGACCGTCGCGACCTGGGTGCCGGGGTGGTCGACGTGCGACCCGGCCCGGCCACTGCCGGTGGTCGCCTCTCCAACCCCCTGAAGCTGGTGTGGCGACTCCAGTGGGCGACGCTCGCCGCGTGGACCATCGGGATCCTGATCCTCGCCGTCGCCTGGGCCTCCCTCGGCGACGGCGCCGACGAGCTGGTCGGCCTCAGCGAGGAGTTCGAGGCGATGTTTCGGTCCATGGTCGGTGAGGGCGGGATGGTCGACGCCTACATCGCCTTCGTCATGAGCTTCACCGCCGTGGCGATCGGAGCCGCGATGGTCCAGGCGTTGCTGCGCACCCGTGCCGAGGAGTCCACCGGCCGCATCGAAGCGGTGCTGGCCGGCTCGGTCGGTCGACGGCGCTGGATCGGAGCCACCGTCTTGGTGGCCGGGGGCTCCATCCTCGCGATCCTGGTGCTGACCGGGGTGTCGTCGGCGCTGGTGTTCGGGGTGATGATCGACGACGTGGGCGAGGGGTTCTCCAGCTTCGGTGGCGCCACCGCTGTGCAGTTGCCGGCGCTCGTGGCGTTGGGCGGAGCGGTCCTGGCGGTGATCGGCCTCGTCCCCCGCTGGTCGGCCGGGCTGGCGTGGGGGCTGCTGGCTGCGACCTTCGTGATGGGCCAGCTCGGCGCCGTCCTCGAGCTGCCCCAGATGGTGATGAACCTGTCGCCGTTCACCCACGTGCCGTCGTTCCCGGCCGAGGGCATCGCCGTGCTCCCCCTGGTCGTCCTCACCGGGGTCGGCGCTGGGCTCGGTGCACTCGGGGTCGAAGCGTTCCGCCGGCGAGACCTGCAGCTCTGAGCGGTTCGGGCTCGGTCAGGCCCCGACGAGGGGAACGGCCGGAGCCTCGCCGTAGAGGGTGGTGCGGAGCCGGAGCGGGCGGCCGAGGGGCTCGACGATGGCGGCGAAGTCGTCGGCTTCGAGACCCTGGCCGTGCTCGGCGCCCGCAGCCCGGGAGATGTTCTCGTCCATGAGGGTGCCACCGAGGTCGTTGCACCCCGCCCGCAGGAGCTGACGCACACCGCCGACGCCGATCTTCACCCAGCTTGCCTGGATGTTGTCGATCAGGCCTCGATAGGCGATGCGGGCCACGGCGTGCACGAGCAGCACCTCGCGGAACGTGGGCCCGCGTCGGGCCTTGCGCTGCAGGTAGATGGGTGAGGCCATGTGCACAAATGGCAGTCCGACGAACTCGGTGAACCCACCGGTCTCGGCCTGGAGGGCGCGGGTCACGAGCATGTGGCGCACCCAGCTCTCGGGCGACTCGACCGCCCCGAACATCATGGTCACGTTGGACCGCAGGCCGACCTCGTGGGCGGTGCGGTGGGCGAACAGCCACTCCTCGGTGTTGATCTTGTCGGGACAGAGCAGCCCGCGCACCGGGTCGTCGAGGATCTCGGCCGCGGTGCCGGGTAGGGTGTGCAACCCGGCGTCCATGAGTCGCCGCAGGTAGTCGGCGAGGGGTTCGCCGAGACGTTTGGCGCCCTCGGTGACCTCGAGCGCAGTGAAGCCGTGGACATGGATCCCGGGCACCGCCTCGGTGACGGCCCTGGTGACGTCGATGTAGTAGTCGCCGTCGAAGTCGGGATGGATGCCGCCCTGGAGGCACACCTCGGTGGCCCCCAGCTCGGCGGCCTCACGCACCCGCTCGGCGATGTCGTCGAGGGTGAGCAGGTACGGGGTGCCGCGCAGGTTGAGCGACAGCGGACCCTTGGAGAACCCGCAGAACCGACACTTGAAGGTGCACACGTTGGTGTAGTTGATGTTGCGGTTGTGGACGTAGGTGACCGAGTCGCCGACCGCCTCGGCTCGCAGCTCGTCGGCGACCTCGGCGACCGCCGCCACCTCGCTGCCCCGGGCCCTGAACAAGGTGAGCAGCTCGTCGAACCCTGGCTGCTGGCCGGCCCGGACGCCGTCGAGGACCTCGGCGACGGGGCCGGCGAGCATCGGCGTCGCCGGAACCAGAGCCGGCGCCTCGACCGCAGCACCGGAGTACCAGGCGGTGCTCTGGTTGGCGACGTCGACGTCGGCACCGGATCCAGCGTGCAACCGGTCGCGGGTCCGTTCCGGCAGGTGCGAGCCGGGGTCGTCACGCCCGAGCCACTCGGCGTCGGACCGGTCGAGGACGGCGAAGTGCAGCTCGGGGTCGAGCCAGCGGTCGGGCTCGGCGGCCCACTCGGGGTGTACGGCCAGCCGCGGCGCGAGCACGCGCCCGGTCGCCTCGGTGGCCTCGCGCAGACGGTCGAGCTCGGGCCAGGGCCGTTCGGGGTTGACGTGGTCGGCGGTGACCGGCGAGACCCCGCCCCAGTCGTCGATGCCCGCATCGATCAATCGGCCGAGGTCGGTAGCCAGGTTGGGGGGTGCCTGTACGTGCACCTCGGGCGGGAGGATCATCCGGGCGAGGGCGACCGCCCGCAGGTGCTGTTCCTCGGGGCAGGGCTCGTGCCGCCACATGGCCGTACCCGCCTTGGGCAGGAAGTTCTGGACGATGACCTCCTGCACGTGGCCGTGTCGACGATGCGACTCGGCGATGGCCTCGAGGGCGGTGACGCGATCGGCCTCGTCGTCGCCGATGCCGACGAGGATGCCGGTGGTGAAGGGGATGGACAGCTCGCCGGCAGCGTCGAGGGTGGCGAGGCGCCGGGCGGGCTCCTTGTCGGGTGAGCCCCGGTGAGCGTCGAGATCGCCGCGGAGCGACTCGATCATCATCCCCTGCGAGGGACTGACCTTGCGCAGTGCCGCCAGCTCCTCGGGGAACAGCGCTCCGGCGTTGGCGTGGGGCAACAGGCCCGTGACCTCGAGCACCACCTGGCACATGTCGGCCAGGTAGTGGACGGTCGACTCGTAGCCGTTGGCGTCGAGCCACTCGGCCGCGACGGCGAACCGCAGCTCGGGCCGCTCGCCGAGGGTGAACAGCGCCTCGTGACAGCCCGCCTGGGCCCCGGCGCGGGCGATGGCGAGCACCTGATCGCGGGTGAGATAGGGGGAGTCGACCCGGGCCGGCGGCTGAGCGAAGGTGCAGTAGCCGCACTGATCGCGACACAACATGGTGAGGGGGATGAACACCTTGGGCGAGAAGGTGGTGCGGTTGCCGAACCGGTCGTCGCGGACGGCACTGGCCGCGCCCATGAGGTCAGCGGTGGGCAGGGTGGTGAGGTCGGTGGTCACGAGTCTCCTGTAGCGACGAGCGAGCCCGGTCCGGGCCGGCTGCGGATGTGGCCGGGCGCCACCGCCTCCTCGCAGCGGGGGCACCGGGGTTGACGTTCGATGGGCGTGCCACAGCGGTCGTGCACCAGCTCGACGGGCGCGCCCGCGTCGGCGTACCAGTGGTCGCCCCAGGCCATGAGCGACACCAGCGCCGGCGACAGGTCGGCGCCCTTGCGGGTGAGCCGGTACTCACAGCGCACGGGCCGCTGCTGGTAGGGAACCTTCTCGACCACGCCGTGGCCGACGAGGCGGTTGAGCCGATCGGTGAGCAGGTTGCGGGCGATGCCGAGGTCGGCCTGGAGCTCGCTGAAGCGCCGCACCCCCCGGAACAGGTCGCGAAGGATGAGCAGGGTCCACCGGTCACCGACCACGTCGAGGGTGGCGGCGATGGAGCACGGTGTCTCGGTCGGTCCCACGCCGCGTGACCCTACGCCGGGTCAGTTTCAAAATGCAACTGACCACGGCGACACGCGACTACCCGGGCGGGCGGATGGCGTCGAGGTCGATCACCGACACCTGATCCGGCGGTGGTGGCTCGATCCGCACCGGGGTGTCGAGATCGAACCAGTCGACCTCGTAGCGCATCACGGGAAGGGCGGCGTCGAGCGCCTGGGGGCCCTCGACGCGCTCGGCGAGATCGAACACCGCCTCGCGGTCGAGCTCGATGACGACCCGACGAGCCACGCCGTCGTCGCCGATCCACGCGTCGAACCTGACGATGCGGTCGAGCAGTCCCGGCGGGAGAGAGTCGGCCATCTGGTCGAGTGCTCCACCGGCACCGTCGGCGGAGAGCTCGGAGAAGCCCTCGGGGTCGATCCAGCCCGAGTACCGCCGGGTGGGTTCACCGTCCAACGGTGGTGCCTCGGTGACCGTCACCTCGTCGCCCACGGACTCGAGGACCTGGAGGAACCGGTCGGGACGAGCGAGCCCGAGCGTGCGACTCGCCTGGGCGGCATCGACCGGGTACAGGACCCACTCACGGTCGGCGGTGCCCACGTAGAGGTACACCGTGCCGTCGACGATCCGAACGATGAGCTCGTCGCCCAGGCCCTCGGACGCGATCGGGCCGGCCTCGGCGGGGAGCTGCGCACGAAGCGAGGCCAGATCGACCACCGTCTCGCTGGCGCCCGCATCGTGGTCGAACACCCCCTCGACCGTCGTGGAGGCAACCATCGCTCCTTCGCGGCCGAGCGAGACCTGCAAGCCGAAGCGGCCGCTCGAGACCCGTTGGGCCCGGTCGGCGGCGGCCACCACCTCGTCTCGAGGACCGACACCGGGGGCACTCGCCTCCCTCACACCCAGGGACCGACCGGGATCGGATCCCTCGCCGGGGCCCACCGCCGCGCAGGCGCCGAGCCCGACAGCGAGACACACCACCAGTGCCATCGCGGCAGGCGACCACCCCCGCGATGCGAGCACTGCACGACCGACGCCATCCATGACGCCCTCCTCACCGGCCGCGATGCGGCCACCCGAGGGGCGCCGACGCGCCCCGTCCACCACGGTGGTCGGCGCATCGCCGACGATCGGGGCACGGCATCCGCCGGTGCGATAGTGCCATGTTGGTCGGCCCCAGCCCCGCCCGCAACCATCGTGGCGGCGACCACGGCAGGATCCGCACCCAGATCCCGCGCGATGGCGGTCCCACGGGACGGTTTCGGTCATAGACTGCCAGGAGGTCTGACGGGCGGGCACGTGGCCGGTTCGGGGAGCGGCATGGAAGCGACGAGCACACAATTCAGGCGCCGAGCGGTGCTGCTCGTCCGCGTCCTGGTGAGCGTCGGCTTCCTGGCGGTGCTGTTCACCCAGGTCGACGACGTCGACCCCGGCTCGCTGACCCCCACGTGGTCGTTCAGCACCATCATGTGGCTCGCCGGGGCCGCCGCGTTCACCTTCATCGGCATCGGCCTCTCCACCATGCGCTGGCAGCAGGTCCTCACCGCCATGGGGATCCACACCCGGTGGCGCCACCTGTTCTCCCACTACCTCGCCGGCCAGTTCATCTCCAACGTGTTGCCCACCACCATCGGAGGCGACGTGGTGCGGGTGTCGCGCCTGTCCCAGGAAAGTGGCCACAGCCCCAGCACCTTCGCCTCGGTGGTGCTCGAACGCCTCAGCGGCTGGCTGGTGCTTCCGCTCATCACCTTCGCCGGTCTCCTGGCGAACCCCGGCCTGCGTCAGCTGGGAGCCGCCACCGCCCTGGCCGCCGCCGTCGCGGCCGCGACCCTCACCGCCCTGGTGCTCGTCGTGGTCCTCGTCGCCGACGTGCGCCTGGGCGGGCGATTCGCACGCCGCGAGGGCTGGTCCCGCTTCGCCGGAGCGGTCCACGAAGGCATGACCCACTTGCGCAAGCAGCCCCTCGCCGCCACCTCGGTCCTCGCTGCCGGCGTCCTCTACCAGCTGGTGATGGTGGTCGCCGCGCTGATGGCGAGCCAGGCCCTCGGCATCAGCGCGCTCGGGCTCACCGCGATGCTCACGTTCCTCCCGGCCGTCCTCGTCATCCAGGTCCTGCCCGTCGGCATCTCGGGCTTGGGTCTGCGCGAGGCCGCCTTCGTGATCTTTCTCGGTCCCCTCGGCGTCCCCACCGAGCAGGCGATCGCGCTCGGGCTCTGCCTCTATCTGCTCAACGTGGTCACCAGCCTCCCCGGCGCTCCGGCGTTCGCCATCGGACCTCGCCGGCACAATCCTGCCGCCAGCGGAGCCTTGGCATGAGCCGCACCGAGGATCCTGGGCTCCCCGCCGACCACCAGTCGGTGAACGCCCCCGACTCGGCGGCGCCCGATGACAACTCGGCAACCCTGGCGCTGGCCGCACAGGAGGTCCACGCCAAGCGGCTGCGCTGGTGGCGTGAGGTCATCTACGTCACCACCTTCTTCCTCATCTACTCATGGACCAGGAACCAGTTCGGCTCGGCGTCGCTCGACAGCCGGCGGGCCTATGAACACGCCAAGCTCATCATCGACATCGAGGCGTTCGTCGGCCTCTACCACGAAGCCACGATCCAGAGCTGGTTCCTCGGCCACACCTGGTTCATCCAGTTCTGGAACGTGTTCTACGGCACCTTCCACTTCGCGGTCACCATCGGCGTGTTCATCTGGCTGTTCGCTCGCCGGCGCTCCTACTACGCGGCCTGGCGCAACACCCTCGCCTTCACCACCGCCCTGGCCCTCATCGGCTTCAGCCTCTTCCCCCTCATGCCTCCACGCCTGCTCTGCGACGACTGCGACTGGGGCGCCGGCCAGGCCGATCCCGCCTTCGACCCCGATGACTACCCCTTCGTCGACACGCTCGACCAGCACGGGGGGCTGTGGTCGTTCAACCAAGGGAACATGTCGCGGGTCTCCAACCAGTACGCGGCCATGCCCAGCCTGCACTTCGCGTGGTCGTCCTGGTGCGCGTTGGCGATCTGGTCGCTGGCCCGGCACCGCTGGGCCCGGGTCCTCGCTGCGCTCTACCCCCCGGCGACGCTGTTCGCGGTGGTCGTCACCGCCAACCACTTCTGGCTCGACGCGGTGGGCGGGGCGCTCGTGCTCGGGGTCGGCTGGCTGCTCGGCACCCGCGTCGCCGCGTGGAACGACCGCCGCATCGCTCGCGAGCTCGTGGTGCCCCAGCCTCGTGACCGGTCCCTGAACTCCGCCTGAACCACGCCTGAACCCCACGGCACCACCCGGTGACGTGGTGCGTCGTATCGTGCAGCGGTACGGTTTGGCTGTGGCTAGCACCGCCGACCCACCAACCGAACCGCCACCGAGACTGCTCGATCACATCGAATCGCCCGCCGATCTCACCCCGCTGACCCATGCCGACCTCGAAGGGCTCGCCGCCGAGATCCGTGAGTTCATCGTCGACGCGGTGAACAGCACCGGAAGCGGACACCTCGGTTCGAACCTGGGGGCGGTCGAGCTCACGCTGGCCCTGCACCGGGTGTTCGACTCGCCCAAGGACATCGTGCTGTTCGACACCGGCCACCAGGCCTATGTCCACAAGGTGCTCACCGGGCGCCGCGACCAGTTCGGCGGACTCCGCCAGGCAGGCGGCCTCTCCGGCTATCCGAGCCGCGACGAGTCCCCCCACGACTGGATCGAGAACAGCCACGCCTCCACGGTCATCAGCTACGCCCACGGGCTGGCCACGGCGCAGCAGTACGAGGGCGGCGACGGTCGCCGGGTCATCGCCGTGATCGGCGACGGTTCGATGACCGGGGGCATGGCCTACGAAGGGCTCAACAACCTGGGCCACAGCGGCCGCGATGCCATCATCGTGCTCAACGACAACGGGCGCTCCTACGCCCCGACGGTGTCCCGACTCGGCGAGTCGCTCAACCGACTGCGAGCCAACCCGTTCTATGTGCGCGAGACCACCCGCATGGAGCGGTTCCTCTGTCGCATCCCCCTGATCGGGAGGCTGCTGCGTCGCGGGTTCAACGCGACCCGCACCGCCGCCCGCGAGTTCTGGACCGAACCGACCACGTTCTTCGAGCAGCTCGGATTGCAGTACTACGGCCCGTTCGACGGCCACGACATCGCCGAGCTCGAGCGGGCGTTCCGCTACGCCGCTGAACTGAGCGGCCCCCAGATCGTCCACGTCATCACCCAGAAGGGCCGGGGCTACCCGCCCGCCGAGAACGACCACGTCAAGAACCTGCACGACATCGGAGGCGTCAAGCCGGGCAGCTACACCGCGGCCTTCGCCGAAGCCATCATCAAAGCCGGCGAGGAGCACCCCAACCTGGTGGCGCTCACCGCGGCGATGCCGGACTCCACCGGGTTGCTCCCCTTCGACGAGCGGTTCCCCGGCCGAATGATCGATGTCGGCATCGCCGAGCAACACGCGGTGACCTCGGCATCGGGCATGGCCATGGGTGGGCTGATCCCTGTCGTCGCGCTCTACTCGACCTTCCTCAGCCGTGCCTTCGACCAGGTGAACCTCGATGTCGCCCTCCACGGCCAGAAGGTCATCTTCTGCATCGACCGGGCCGGCATCACCGGCGACGACGGACCATCCCACCACGGCGTGCTCGACATGGTCCTGCTCTCCAAGGTCCCCGGAATGACCCTGCTCGCACCCTCGTCCTACCAGGAGCTGCAGGCGATGCTCCACGACGCCATCGCCATCGCCGAGGGACCGGTCGCCATCCGCTGGCCCAAGACCGCGGCCCGCAACGTCACCGCCGACGAGGTGGGTGTCGGGTTCCGGGCACGGCAGTGGCGGCGCGGCTCCGACGTGTGCCTCATCGGCGTCGGCAAGATGCTGCAGACGGCGCTGGATGCCGCCGATGCCCTCGCCGACGAGGGCATCGAGGCCACGGTGTGGGACCCGCGAGCCGTCACCCCCCTCGACCCCCAGATGGTCGCGGACGCCGCTGCCCATCCCTTGGTCGTCACCATCGAGGACGGCTACCGCGACGGCGGTGCAGGTTCGCTCATCTCCGACGCGGTCGACACGACCGCCGACGCGGCCGGATCCCTCGTCCCACCGGTGATGGTGCTCGGCGTGCCCACACGGTTCCTTCCCCACGGCAAGCCCGATGCCATCCTCGCCGAACTGGGACTCGACGCCCAAGGTGTGGCCGAACGGGTTCGTCGCCGCCTGTCGAACTGAGCCAGGCACCGCTCGCTCCCCGACCCGGCGCCTAGGGTCGTGGCGATGTCGGTGATCGAGGTGGACGGCCTGACCAAGCGCTACGGAGACATCATCGCGGTCGACCACGTGTCGCTTCGCGTCGAGCAGGGCGAGATCTTCGGCATCCTCGGACCGAACGGAGCGGGCAAGACCACCACCGTCGAATGCCTCCAGGGGCTACGCCGCTACGACAGCGGGCAGGTCCGCGTGCTCGGCCTCGATCCCATGGCCCGTCCTCGTGAGCTGCTCCGCCGCATCGGTTCACAGCTCCAGGAGTCAGCACTGCCCGATCGCATGCGGGTCTGGGAAGCGCTCGATCTCTTCGCGTCGGTCAGCTCCGCCGGCCCCGACTGGCGCGAGCTGCTGACCACCTGGGGACTGTCCGAGCAGTCCCGGCAGAGCTTCGCGTCACTCTCCGGCGGCCAGCGCCAACGCCTCCTCGTGGCGCTGGCGCTGGTGAATGATCCCGAGGTCGTGTTCCTCGACGAGCTCACCCAGGGACTCGACCCGAGCGCCCGGCGGGTGGCGTGGGAACTGATCCGACAGGTGCGCGACCGGGGAGCCACCGTGGTGCTCGTGACCCACCACATGGACGAGGTCGAGCACCTCTGTGATCGGGTGGCGATCATCGACCACGGGCGGGTGATCGCCGACGGGTCCCCGCACCAGCTGGTCGCCGAGGCGGCCCGGACCGTCACCGTGAGGTTCACCACCGATGCCGACGTGGGCTGGCTGGCCGACGGGCAGCACGTGTCCGGGGTGATCAGACACGGTCGGTCGGTGGAGGTCACCGGTTCGGGACCGGTGCTTGCCATCGTGGCGTCGCTTCTCGTCGAACGGGGCCTCGTTCCCGACGACCTGCGGGCCCAGCACCCCTCGCTCGAAGACGTCTACCTCGAGCTCACCGGCGATCCGGGCAGCGGCGCATGACCCGTCTCTTCGTCAAGCTCGTGTGGGTCGAGGCCAAACTGCTGGCTCGCGAACCGATTCTGCTCGTGTTCACCTTCGTGTTCCCGATCGTGGTCATGGTGGTGCTGTTCGGGGTGTTCGGATCACAGCCGACCGCCGAGTTCCGGTTCGCCCGCCCGATCGACTACTACCAGGCGAGCTACCTGGCGGTGGTGATCGCCGCCCTCGGACTCGTCGCGCTTCCCGTCCACGTCGCCACCTATCGCGAGCAGGGGGTGCTCCGACGGTTCCGCGCCTCGTCGGTCCCGGCCAGTGGTGTGCTCGGTGCCCAGCTGGTGGTCACCCTGGGCCTGGCCGCCGTGGGTGGGCTCACCCTGGTCGTCGTCGGCGCCGTGGTCTATGACGCGAACGCACCCGCCTCGACCCTGGGGGCGGTGGCCGGGTTCGCGCTCGGCGCGCTGAGCTTCCTCGCCCTCGGGTTCCTCATCGGCAGCCTGGCCCGCACCGCACGAGCGGCCCAAGCCATCGGCATGCTGGCCTTCTTCCCGATGTGGCTGCTGTCGGGGGCCGGTCCACCTCCCGATGTACTCTCCGACGGCATGCGCCAGGCCAGCGACCTCCTGCCGCTCACCTACGCCGTGCTGGCCATCCAGGACCCATGGCTCGGCCATCCGACATCGACATCGGCGGTCGTGGTGCTCGCCGCGATGCTGGTGATCGCGAGTGCCGGGGCGGTGCGCGTCACCCGCAACGTGTAGCCGGGATCAGCTGTAGTAGGGGTTCTCGCCGGCGTCGTGGTCGGTGACGTCGATGATCTCGGTGACCTCGGGGATGGCGGCCTTGATCTGGGCCTCGATGCCCTGGCGCAGGGTCATGGCGCTGACCGCGCACCCCTGACAGCCGCCCCCCATCGAGAGGTAGACCTTGGTGTCCTCGACGCCGGTGAGGCTGGCGAACCCCCCGTGGGCCGCCAACATGGGGTTGACCGACTGCTCGAGGAGCTGGGTCACCTTCTCGGCGATGTCGCCGTGGAGGTCGAGCTCGACACCGGCCAGCGGATCGGGGCGGTTGGGGTTGCGGATGACCAGACCACCTTGGCCGGCGTTGGCCGGAAGGTCGAGGGTGGCGCCCGCCAGCTTGTCGACGCTGTCGGCGGGCACGATCACGGTGAGTCCACCGTCGGTGACGACCGAATCACCCTCGGCCGCGTCGGCGATGGGCTCGAAGGCCAGGTCATAGGCGTACTCGACGCCGCTGGCCCCCACGACCTCGATGCGCAGTCCCAGCGTGTCGGGATCTTCCTCGGCGCCACGGATCTCGAGCACCTTGTCGCGGGCCTCGTCGGTGACGAGGATCACCGAGTCGGCGGTGCGCTCCTCGGTTCCGGCCTCGGCCTCGGTGGCGGATGCGGTGGAAGTCTCTGATGCCATGGGTCGAATTCTAACGGCCCAGCTCGGTTTTTCGCCCCGCGCGGTCCTCGACGCTCCACCGAGGGGCCGGTAGCGGTGCCGTACGATGCGCGGGGCCCGTGTTCGACGGCCCCGATCGGAGGAGCCCACCGTGACCGACCAACCCGACGCCACCGAGGACGACCCGGTCCTCTACGCGGTGAGCGATCACGTCGCCACCATCACCCTCAACCGACCCGACCGGATGAACGCCATCTCGGTGCCGATGCTGCAGCACCTGGCCACCCGGCTGGCCCAGGCCGACCTCGACGACGAGGTCAGGGTGGTGATCATCACCGGTGCGGGTCGCGCCTTCTGCGCCGGACTCGACATCAAAGACGCCATGGCCGGCACCGGGATCGGCAGCTCCAGTAGCGGAGCGGGCGGGGGCGGGCTTCGGCACCAGACCACCCGCGACCTGCCGACCATCGAGCTGTTCGAGATGGACACACCGGTCATCGGCGCCATCAACGGGGCTGCCGCCGGCTACGGCCTCGATCTCG contains these protein-coding regions:
- a CDS encoding lysylphosphatidylglycerol synthase transmembrane domain-containing protein; its protein translation is MLLVRVLVSVGFLAVLFTQVDDVDPGSLTPTWSFSTIMWLAGAAAFTFIGIGLSTMRWQQVLTAMGIHTRWRHLFSHYLAGQFISNVLPTTIGGDVVRVSRLSQESGHSPSTFASVVLERLSGWLVLPLITFAGLLANPGLRQLGAATALAAAVAAATLTALVLVVVLVADVRLGGRFARREGWSRFAGAVHEGMTHLRKQPLAATSVLAAGVLYQLVMVVAALMASQALGISALGLTAMLTFLPAVLVIQVLPVGISGLGLREAAFVIFLGPLGVPTEQAIALGLCLYLLNVVTSLPGAPAFAIGPRRHNPAASGALA
- the dxs gene encoding 1-deoxy-D-xylulose-5-phosphate synthase — its product is MASTADPPTEPPPRLLDHIESPADLTPLTHADLEGLAAEIREFIVDAVNSTGSGHLGSNLGAVELTLALHRVFDSPKDIVLFDTGHQAYVHKVLTGRRDQFGGLRQAGGLSGYPSRDESPHDWIENSHASTVISYAHGLATAQQYEGGDGRRVIAVIGDGSMTGGMAYEGLNNLGHSGRDAIIVLNDNGRSYAPTVSRLGESLNRLRANPFYVRETTRMERFLCRIPLIGRLLRRGFNATRTAAREFWTEPTTFFEQLGLQYYGPFDGHDIAELERAFRYAAELSGPQIVHVITQKGRGYPPAENDHVKNLHDIGGVKPGSYTAAFAEAIIKAGEEHPNLVALTAAMPDSTGLLPFDERFPGRMIDVGIAEQHAVTSASGMAMGGLIPVVALYSTFLSRAFDQVNLDVALHGQKVIFCIDRAGITGDDGPSHHGVLDMVLLSKVPGMTLLAPSSYQELQAMLHDAIAIAEGPVAIRWPKTAARNVTADEVGVGFRARQWRRGSDVCLIGVGKMLQTALDAADALADEGIEATVWDPRAVTPLDPQMVADAAAHPLVVTIEDGYRDGGAGSLISDAVDTTADAAGSLVPPVMVLGVPTRFLPHGKPDAILAELGLDAQGVAERVRRRLSN
- a CDS encoding winged helix-turn-helix transcriptional regulator, with the protein product MGPTETPCSIAATLDVVGDRWTLLILRDLFRGVRRFSELQADLGIARNLLTDRLNRLVGHGVVEKVPYQQRPVRCEYRLTRKGADLSPALVSLMAWGDHWYADAGAPVELVHDRCGTPIERQPRCPRCEEAVAPGHIRSRPGPGSLVATGDS
- the cofH gene encoding 5-amino-6-(D-ribitylamino)uracil--L-tyrosine 4-hydroxyphenyl transferase CofH; translated protein: MTTDLTTLPTADLMGAASAVRDDRFGNRTTFSPKVFIPLTMLCRDQCGYCTFAQPPARVDSPYLTRDQVLAIARAGAQAGCHEALFTLGERPELRFAVAAEWLDANGYESTVHYLADMCQVVLEVTGLLPHANAGALFPEELAALRKVSPSQGMMIESLRGDLDAHRGSPDKEPARRLATLDAAGELSIPFTTGILVGIGDDEADRVTALEAIAESHRRHGHVQEVIVQNFLPKAGTAMWRHEPCPEEQHLRAVALARMILPPEVHVQAPPNLATDLGRLIDAGIDDWGGVSPVTADHVNPERPWPELDRLREATEATGRVLAPRLAVHPEWAAEPDRWLDPELHFAVLDRSDAEWLGRDDPGSHLPERTRDRLHAGSGADVDVANQSTAWYSGAAVEAPALVPATPMLAGPVAEVLDGVRAGQQPGFDELLTLFRARGSEVAAVAEVADELRAEAVGDSVTYVHNRNINYTNVCTFKCRFCGFSKGPLSLNLRGTPYLLTLDDIAERVREAAELGATEVCLQGGIHPDFDGDYYIDVTRAVTEAVPGIHVHGFTALEVTEGAKRLGEPLADYLRRLMDAGLHTLPGTAAEILDDPVRGLLCPDKINTEEWLFAHRTAHEVGLRSNVTMMFGAVESPESWVRHMLVTRALQAETGGFTEFVGLPFVHMASPIYLQRKARRGPTFREVLLVHAVARIAYRGLIDNIQASWVKIGVGGVRQLLRAGCNDLGGTLMDENISRAAGAEHGQGLEADDFAAIVEPLGRPLRLRTTLYGEAPAVPLVGA
- a CDS encoding ABC transporter ATP-binding protein, producing MSVIEVDGLTKRYGDIIAVDHVSLRVEQGEIFGILGPNGAGKTTTVECLQGLRRYDSGQVRVLGLDPMARPRELLRRIGSQLQESALPDRMRVWEALDLFASVSSAGPDWRELLTTWGLSEQSRQSFASLSGGQRQRLLVALALVNDPEVVFLDELTQGLDPSARRVAWELIRQVRDRGATVVLVTHHMDEVEHLCDRVAIIDHGRVIADGSPHQLVAEAARTVTVRFTTDADVGWLADGQHVSGVIRHGRSVEVTGSGPVLAIVASLLVERGLVPDDLRAQHPSLEDVYLELTGDPGSGA
- a CDS encoding ABC transporter permease, yielding MTRLFVKLVWVEAKLLAREPILLVFTFVFPIVVMVVLFGVFGSQPTAEFRFARPIDYYQASYLAVVIAALGLVALPVHVATYREQGVLRRFRASSVPASGVLGAQLVVTLGLAAVGGLTLVVVGAVVYDANAPASTLGAVAGFALGALSFLALGFLIGSLARTARAAQAIGMLAFFPMWLLSGAGPPPDVLSDGMRQASDLLPLTYAVLAIQDPWLGHPTSTSAVVVLAAMLVIASAGAVRVTRNV
- a CDS encoding phosphatase PAP2 family protein, yielding MSRTEDPGLPADHQSVNAPDSAAPDDNSATLALAAQEVHAKRLRWWREVIYVTTFFLIYSWTRNQFGSASLDSRRAYEHAKLIIDIEAFVGLYHEATIQSWFLGHTWFIQFWNVFYGTFHFAVTIGVFIWLFARRRSYYAAWRNTLAFTTALALIGFSLFPLMPPRLLCDDCDWGAGQADPAFDPDDYPFVDTLDQHGGLWSFNQGNMSRVSNQYAAMPSLHFAWSSWCALAIWSLARHRWARVLAALYPPATLFAVVVTANHFWLDAVGGALVLGVGWLLGTRVAAWNDRRIARELVVPQPRDRSLNSA